In Puntigrus tetrazona isolate hp1 chromosome 7, ASM1883169v1, whole genome shotgun sequence, the following are encoded in one genomic region:
- the LOC122348983 gene encoding uncharacterized protein LOC122348983, with the protein MDMQRNHLQKSSSMKEDFGKQKPKILPRRLSLLQRGSPKRFRLHTERKDLDENGKVRKWIYNKKGASKPNKIILLVGETGVGKTTLINSMVNYLKGVKFEDEIWYEITEEQSRDQSESQTSEITMYDVCPLKSPMSLTIIDTPGYGDTRGLDKDLEVAENIATLFQSNDGVREVDAVCFVIQASKNRLSDRQHYIISSILSLFGKDIVDNIVFLITHSDGLPPKNVIGAIKKAKIPCRRDENGDPVHFLFNNRQAETRHTRERLIRAQRDAWEDSVEEMKQFFQSLDKMSRRSLELTSDVLIERIRFEAYICNLQLRVQEKEQKKAEKLQIQEAMMQNKNKIEERRNFAIHLKKTVKMKVPIESESWKNRKATTCTVCQENCHEFDCWWVSNPSKCEVMKKGFCTVCSGKCHHSKHVKENKIYVIRNSSMQLEFDSIKSQYEDVQEETKTFLIFMQHIEKDLKEIEDHKSILLSEAYQTIKNLSEIALKPDSAFTLQHLDFFIPRVREAGKENWVLELEEMRRNAEAEANKDALSYLKAGLAKLFQTGK; encoded by the exons ATGGATATGCAAAGAAACCACCTTCAGAAAAGCAGCAGCATGAAAGAAGATTTCGGAAAAca aaaGCCAAAGATTCTACCACGAAGACTATCTCTACTTCAAAGAGGTTCTCCAAAGAGATTCCGTCTACACACAGAGAGGAAAGATCTTGATGAAAATGGAAAAGTTAGAAAAtggatttataataaaaaaggtgCTAGCAAACCAAACAAAATCATTCTGCTGGTGGGAGAGACTGGTGTTGGAAAGACAACTCTCATCAACTCCATGGTCAACTACTTAAAGGGAGTGAAGTTTGAGGATGAAATATGGTACGAAATCACAGAAGAGCAAAGCAGAGATCAGTCAGAATCACAAACCTCTGAAATCACCATGTATGACGTCTGTCCTTTAAAGAGTCCCATGTCTCTCACAATCATTGATACTCCAGGCTACGGAGACACTAGAGGACTGGACAAAGATCTGGAAGTTGCTGAGAATATAGCCACTCTGTTTCAGAGCAATGATGGAGTTCGTGAAGTCGACGCTGTGTGTTTCGTGATTCAAGCGTCTAAGAATCGTCTCTCAGATCGACAGCATTATATTATCAGTTCaattctgtctttgtttggGAAAGACATTGTGGacaacattgtgtttttaatcacacaCTCTGATGGTCttccacccaaaaatgtcatCGGTGccattaaaaaagctaaaatccCCTGCAGACGAGACGAAAACGGTGATCCtgttcattttttgttcaaCAATCGACAGGCTGAAACCCGGCACACCAGAGAACGTCTTATTCGAGCTCAAAGAGACGCCTGGGAAGACAGTGTGGAAGAGATGAAGCAATTTTTTCAGTCTCTGGATAAAATGAGCAGAAGAAGTTTAGAGTTGACTTCAGATGTACTGATCGAGCGCATTCGATTTGAAGCATACATCTGCAACTTACAGCTGCGAGTTCAagagaaagagcagaaaaaggctgaaaaactTCAGATTCAGGAGGCAATGATGCAAAACAAGAACAAGATTGAGGAACGCAGAAACTttgcaattcatttaaaaaagacagTTAAGATGAAGGTGCCCATTGAGAGTGAATCATGGAAGAACAGGAAGGCAACAACTTGCACTGTCTGTCAAGAAAACTGTCATGAGTTTGACTGCTGGTGGGTTTCTAATCCCAGCAAATGTGAAGTTATGAAAAAAGGCTTCTGTACCGTGTGCTCAGGGAAGTGTCACCACAGCAAACACGTCAAAGAAAACAAGATATACGTCATCAGAAACTCCAGCATGCAGTTGGAATTTGATTCCATAAAAAGTCAATATGAAGATGTCCAAGAAGAAaccaaaacatttctaatttttatgCAACATATTGAGAAAGATCTCAAAGAGATTGAGGACCATAAGTCAATTCTTCTGTCCGAAGCGTACCAGACCATCAAGAACCTGTCTGAGATTGCGTTAAAACCCGACTCTGCCTTCACTCTTCAACACCTGGACTTCTTCATCCCCAGAGTGAGAGAAGCTGGGAAAGAAAACTGGGTCCTAGAGCTGGAGGAGATGAGGAGAAACGCAGAAGCTGAAGCCAATAAAGATGCTCTCAGTTATCTTAAAGCTGGTCTTGCAAAACTTTTTCAGACTGGTAAATGA